In one Thermaerobacter sp. PB12/4term genomic region, the following are encoded:
- a CDS encoding ABC transporter ATP-binding protein, which yields MARDGSGTATAQAPRRAAAPDATTPAEERPLLELRNVKRYFEVGRGAVLKAVDGVSFSLRRGEVLGLVGESGCGKSTVGRTVVRLYDPTEGQVLFDGQDVHKLAGKDLMQFRRRAQMIFQDPYASLNPRMLVSEIIGEALDLHGMVKGRKERTERIHELLNLVGLNREHANRFPHEFSGGQRQRIGIARALAVQPEFIVADEPISALDVSIQAQIVNLMTDLQEQFGLTYIFIAHDLSMVKHISDRVAVMYLGQVMELAPSDELYLRPQHPYTQALLSAVPIPDPSVERTRERIVLKGDVPSPVNPPRGCPFSTRCPLAEKICFEERPALEEIAPGHWAACHLVKGTSAAA from the coding sequence ATGGCCAGGGACGGATCCGGAACCGCGACGGCACAGGCCCCGCGGCGGGCCGCGGCGCCGGACGCCACGACGCCGGCGGAAGAGCGCCCGCTGCTTGAGCTGCGCAACGTCAAGCGGTACTTCGAGGTGGGCCGGGGCGCGGTCCTCAAGGCCGTGGACGGCGTCTCCTTCAGCCTGCGGCGCGGCGAGGTGCTGGGGCTGGTGGGCGAGTCGGGGTGCGGCAAGTCCACGGTGGGCCGCACCGTGGTGCGCCTGTACGACCCGACGGAAGGCCAGGTGCTGTTTGACGGCCAGGACGTGCACAAGCTGGCTGGCAAGGACCTGATGCAGTTCCGCCGGCGGGCCCAGATGATCTTCCAGGACCCGTACGCCTCGCTGAACCCGCGCATGCTGGTGTCGGAGATCATCGGCGAGGCCCTGGACCTGCACGGCATGGTGAAGGGGCGCAAGGAGCGAACCGAGCGCATCCACGAGCTGCTGAACCTGGTGGGCCTGAACCGGGAGCACGCCAACCGGTTCCCCCACGAGTTCTCGGGCGGCCAGCGGCAGCGCATCGGCATCGCCCGGGCACTGGCGGTTCAGCCCGAGTTCATCGTCGCTGACGAGCCCATCTCCGCCCTGGACGTGTCGATCCAGGCCCAGATCGTCAACCTGATGACCGACCTCCAGGAGCAGTTCGGGCTGACCTACATCTTCATCGCCCATGACCTGTCGATGGTGAAGCACATCAGCGACCGGGTGGCGGTGATGTACCTGGGACAGGTCATGGAGCTGGCGCCCAGCGACGAGCTCTACCTCCGGCCCCAGCATCCTTACACCCAGGCGCTGCTCTCGGCGGTGCCCATCCCTGACCCCAGCGTGGAGCGGACCCGGGAGCGCATCGTGCTCAAGGGCGACGTGCCGAGCCCGGTCAACCCGCCGCGGGGGTGCCCCTTCAGCACCCGCTGCCCCCTGGCGGAGAAGATCTGCTTTGAAGAGCGCCCCGCGCTGGAGGAGATCGCCCCGGGCCACTGGGCCGCGTGCCACCTGGTCAAGGGGACCAGCGCCGCCGCCTGA
- a CDS encoding ABC transporter permease, which translates to MVAGDCHAGGWADTVLMRLIDVMLSFPSLFLNILVLAIFSSDFKYLISILVLTSWMGVARLVRGQFLQLREMQYVEAARAIGTPAWEIIVHHLLRNATAPLIVNATLMIGGAILAESALSFLGLGVQLPQTSWGQMLNNAQEYMLTNPMLAVYPGACIFLTVLAVNFVGDGIRDALDPRQKERIGRGMRLAARAAVAFGRRHAGELEARGGEAR; encoded by the coding sequence ATCGTCGCGGGGGATTGTCATGCCGGCGGGTGGGCCGATACCGTGTTGATGCGGCTCATCGATGTCATGCTCTCGTTCCCCTCCCTGTTCCTGAATATCCTGGTGCTGGCCATCTTCAGCTCGGATTTCAAGTATCTGATCTCCATCCTGGTGCTGACCAGCTGGATGGGGGTGGCACGGCTGGTCCGGGGCCAGTTCCTCCAACTGCGGGAGATGCAGTACGTGGAAGCGGCGCGGGCCATCGGCACCCCGGCCTGGGAGATCATCGTCCACCACCTGCTGCGGAACGCCACGGCGCCTCTGATCGTCAATGCAACCCTCATGATCGGCGGGGCGATCCTGGCCGAATCGGCCCTGTCCTTCCTCGGTCTGGGGGTCCAGCTGCCCCAGACCAGCTGGGGCCAGATGCTGAACAACGCCCAGGAGTACATGCTGACCAACCCCATGCTGGCCGTGTACCCGGGCGCGTGCATCTTCTTGACGGTCCTGGCCGTCAACTTCGTGGGCGACGGGATCCGCGACGCCCTTGACCCGCGGCAAAAGGAGCGGATCGGGCGCGGCATGCGGCTGGCCGCCCGGGCGGCCGTGGCCTTCGGCCGCCGCCATGCCGGCGAGCTGGAGGCCCGGGGAGGTGAGGCCCGTTGA